One Plasmodium cynomolgi strain B DNA, chromosome 12, whole genome shotgun sequence genomic region harbors:
- a CDS encoding hypothetical protein (putative): protein MNDNPYIPVIEKLNSEKNPNFYICGNGFIAPLDIKNLKKISNTEKKNLQRVFKMMDKDNTGKISVCNLHDILHKYNYKISKSEVERMIWEFDDNMDNCLDYDEIYFLYLRCVNDKKKQIPSDLYNIIQFFMFDYEMNGYITVEKTLQILYVRFGREKMDLEVQEIFGDKYEDESGVEKQIYLKEYLDNEKKRIRKFRLSCLSASARLQK from the exons atgaacgacAACCCGTACATACCCGTTatcgaaaaattaaatagtgAAAAGAATcccaatttttatatttgtggAAATGGATTTATAGCCCCATTAGAcatcaaaaatttgaaaaaaatttccaacacggaaaaaaaaaatctgcagAGAGTCTTTAAGATGATGGACAAGGACAATACAGGAAAAATATCCGTTTGTAATTTGCATGacattttgcataaatataattacaagATTTCCAAG AGCGAAGTCGAAAGAATGATATGGGAGTTCGATGACAACATGGACAACTGTCTAGACTATgatgaaatttatttcctATACTTGCGGTGTGTAAACgacaaaaagaagcaaataCCGAGTGACCTATACAACATAATTCAGTTTTTCATGTTCGACTACGAAATGAATGGGTACATAACTGTGGAGAAAACGCTGCAAATCTTGTATGTGCGTTTTGGTCGAGAAAAGATGGACTTGGAAGTCCAGGAAATTTTTGGAGACAAATATGAAGATGAGTCTGGGGTGGAAAAGCAGATATACCTGAAGGAGTATCTcgataatgaaaaaaagcgaaTTCGCAAATTCAGGTTATCCTGTCTAAGCGCTTCCGCGCGATTGCAAAAGTGA